The Methanofollis sp. UBA420 genome contains a region encoding:
- a CDS encoding DUF2080 family transposase-associated protein, whose translation MEKFTVTIGGFEQVEKKAIKVGNGAGVLVPKRWLGRRVQCVLLEEPEGEEE comes from the coding sequence ATGGAGAAATTTACTGTGACCATCGGCGGGTTTGAACAGGTAGAAAAGAAGGCCATCAAGGTGGGCAACGGGGCCGGTGTCCTCGTTCCTAAAAGGTGGTTGGGTCGCCGGGTTCAGTGCGTCCTCCTGGAAGAACCTGAGGGTGAGGAGGAGTAA
- a CDS encoding YkgJ family cysteine cluster protein, which yields MACNLIGMDLHQKTLAPIDRFGQMIADIEAETDALLGYPDADLVRIIREVGFSCTCCGRCCTRELNDHVFLLDGDTEQVRTIDPSVLMPAPYFEFCDQSGIFYVSGYALRTREDGTCVFLSEERRCTIYDRRMAICRVYPYMLHREEGEDGTVDWRQISGLNQHGEYYASIGEDEAREIAREVRAYEEAYLEQEVAFLRCLRDYFAANDLRHIQKVYDRQMASFRKGVPVPVRVYCRGTFEEMTAVCGDYGVTSRRVGKVRRA from the coding sequence ATGGCCTGCAATCTCATAGGGATGGACCTTCACCAGAAAACTCTCGCCCCGATAGACCGATTTGGCCAGATGATCGCCGACATCGAGGCTGAGACCGATGCGCTCCTCGGCTACCCTGATGCAGACCTCGTCCGCATCATCAGGGAGGTTGGGTTCTCCTGCACCTGCTGTGGCAGGTGCTGCACGCGGGAGCTTAACGACCATGTGTTTCTCCTCGATGGCGACACCGAGCAGGTGAGGACGATCGATCCTTCTGTCCTGATGCCCGCGCCGTACTTCGAGTTCTGTGATCAGAGCGGGATTTTTTATGTCTCCGGCTATGCGCTGCGGACACGGGAAGACGGGACATGTGTCTTTCTCTCAGAGGAGAGACGGTGTACCATCTATGACCGCCGGATGGCCATCTGCAGGGTATACCCCTACATGCTCCACCGCGAGGAGGGGGAGGACGGCACCGTGGACTGGCGGCAGATCAGCGGACTCAACCAGCACGGTGAGTACTATGCCTCGATCGGGGAGGATGAGGCGCGCGAGATCGCCCGCGAGGTGAGGGCCTATGAAGAGGCGTACCTCGAGCAGGAAGTGGCGTTTCTCAGGTGCCTTCGGGACTACTTCGCCGCTAACGATCTGCGGCATATCCAGAAGGTCTATGACCGGCAGATGGCCTCATTCCGAAAAGGGGTGCCGGTGCCGGTGCGTGTCTACTGCCGGGGGACATTCGAGGAGATGACGGCCGTCTGCGGGGATTATGGCGTGACATCTCGCAGGGTCGGGAAGGTCAGGCGTGCCTGA